In Sander lucioperca isolate FBNREF2018 chromosome 12, SLUC_FBN_1.2, whole genome shotgun sequence, one DNA window encodes the following:
- the dlgap4a gene encoding disks large-associated protein 4 isoform X10: MKGLGANRSRHLSDSCEPAGCPQKPLYPLTSDPHSSFLLSPTINHYGTLDPHLHQCPPTIPTPMTPDCLLPFSQMSNSSTFPRLHFTTQTDQVDCSQACMAGGGGVGQGSRAGTLSTSLSMGMGLGLGLTGAPMITSGSATISTAAAAKMNRLPSNLLDQLERHLPLQHDGFSTLQFHRGRMSKQRSESPGRIRHLMHSVQKLFAKSQSLENSAIKGNINGRSAGGMTGTTGAGEEGGRPTRRSKSKDRAKTEGPKQRPRPNALGLWSSDDALDTDTTKAGTIAVGYRNPLTMMTLGRAVSDSQAPPRHIPQGYHTISAHTLKTSKSSSDLKFLACQATQVGLKEEEGRTRRSKDDILVKRGSWSTLTLSQARQVLQKGSATVNRTLLKSKSCHQDLAQQFLQVGGPVPLGDWAGTLGRGRARGTEIPCRRMRSGSYVKAMGDLEDSEDSEGSPKPSPKATARRQSYLKATQHSLSEQQPPLPQRNSLPSLKELSTNRSLDNLDCLVSPLEAPPRYRNNDFSHCSGTLGRGSATQRVSLHTFLQVYGQGCGHSVPYCEGESQAVEALDLPAPTCFRSRSHSYLRAIQAGCSQDEDTASVDSDSPPFITTGYSSNTISNRKAPPPVPPRTISKPLISVTLQSSTESAQDIYLDQQDRGSEVNSQSGRSNSSDSLCSIRTGSLAKGARPPPVPVPAATPAPAAGSVHPVPAPRDLPPTTTTAVATTSTSTSTQSQNDTLRFGFTLEQPPTATKRKLSSIGIQVDCILPVLKEEPLPPTAPLKFQSIGVQVENGRPLSRDSSMASRQNTETEPQESQDAAPTENDTANCANSQTGNATAPCRQDKAMVQQPLKHTSAPSRISTSPPATLDPALDPSSLPPPDPSLETGNCSMQGDAVQPSTPACLRDGNWFLKLLQAETGRMEGWCQQMEQETKDNNLSEEVLGTIRSAVGSAQLLMTKKFEQFRGLCNENLNVNANPRPTAQDLAGFWDLLQLSIEDISMKFDELFQLKANNWQLPEKSEKKDENKQLPSSVPKKQTKPKLSAGKDRSVDSAGDKQRQEARKRLMAAKRAASVRQNSATESADSIEIYVPEAQTRL, translated from the exons ATGAAAGGGTTAGGAGCCAACCGCAGTCGTCACCTGTCTGACTCTTGTGAACCAGCAGGTTGCCCCCAGAAGCCTCTCTATcctttgacctctgaccctCACAGCTCCTTTCTGTTGAGCCCCACCATAAACCACTATGGCACCCTGGACCCCCATCTCCACCAGTGCCCTCCCACCATCCCCACCCCCATGACCCCTGACTGCCTGCTGCCTTTCAGCCAGATGTCCAACAGCAGCACCTTCCCTCGTCTGCACTTCACCACCCAGACTGACCAGGTTGACTGCTCCCAGGCCTGTatggctggtggtggtggagttGGGCAGGGCAGCAGAGCAGGTACACTGTCCACATCCTTGTCTATGGGCATGGGCTTGGGTCTGGGCCTTACTGGCGCTCCTATGATCACCAGTGGATCAGCCACCATCTCCACTGCAGCAGCAGCCAAGATGAATCGGTTACCCTCCAACCTTTTGGATCAGCTAGAGAGGCACCTGCCCTTACAGCATGATGGCTTCAGTACGTTGCAGTTTCATAGAGGACGGATGTCGAAGCAACGCAGTGAAAGCCCAGGACGCATACGTCACCTGATGCACTCTGTGCAGAAGCTATTTGCCAAGTCCCAGTCCCTGGAAAACTCTGCAATCAAAGGCAACATAAACGGCCGTTCTGCTGGAGGAATGACTGGCACCACAGGAGCTGGTGAGGAGGGTGGTAGACCAACACGCAGGAGCAAGAGTAAAGACAGGGCTAAAACTGAGGGGCCAAAGCAGAGACCTAGGCCTAATGCACTAGGCCTCTGGAGCTCAGACGATGCCCTGGACACTGACACAACCAAAGCTGGCACTATTGCTGTAGGTTACCGCAACCCACTGACCATGATGACTCTTGGTAGAGCGGTGTCAGACAGCCAGGCCCCTCCCAGACATATCCCACAGGGCTACCACACCATTTCTGCACATACTCTCAAGACCTCCAAAAGCAGCAGTGACCTCAAGTTTCTGGCATGCCAGGCGACACAGGTAGGAttgaaggaagaggagggaagaaCCAGGCGAAGCAAGGATGATATACTGGTGAAGAGGGGCTCCTGGTCCACTCTCACCCTCAGCCAGGCCAGGCAAGTGTTGCAGAAGGGCTCTGCTACTGTTAACAGGACCCTGCTTAAATCAAAGTCATGCCATCAAGATCTGGCACAACAGTTCCTTCAGGTAGGAGGGCCA GTCCCACTGGGGGACTGGGCAGGAACTCTGGGTCGAGGCCGGGCCAGAGGAACTGAGATCCCCTGTCGAAGGATGCGCAGTGGCAGCTATGTGAAAGCTATGGGAGACTTAGAAGACAGTGAGGACTCAGAAGGAAGTCCCAAACCTTCCCCCAAAGCCACAGCACGTCGCCAGAGCTACCTGAAGGCCACCCAGCACTCCCTGAGTGAGCAGCAGCCACCTCTCCCACAACGCAA CTCCCTGCCTTCCCTGAAAGAGCTTTCGACTAATCGGAGCCTTGATAACTTAGACTGCTTGGTGAGCCCGTTGGAGGCCCCTCCACGCTACAGAAACAATGATTTCAGCCATTGCTCTGGCACACTGGGCAGAGGCTCGGCCACTCAG CGTGTGAGTCTGCACACGTTCTTACAGGTATACGGGCAGGGCTGTGGGCACTCAGTACCGTACTGTGAGGGGGAATCGCAGGCAGTGGAGGCTCTGGATCTGCCTGCACCCACGTGCTTCCGGTCGCGCAGCCACAGCTACCTGCGGGCCATTCAGGCGGGCTGCTCCCAGGATGAAGATACGGCCTCTGTGGACTCAGACTCACCACCATTCATCACTACAGGCTACAGCTCCAACACCA TCAGCAATAGGAAGGCTCCTCCTCCTGTCCCACCCCGCACCATATCCAAGCCCCTCATCTCAGTGACGCTGCAAAGCAGCACAGAGTCGGCCCAAGACATATACCTTGACCAGCAGGACCGCGGCAGTGAGGTCAACAGCCAGTCAGGACGCAGCAACTCCTCTGACAGTCTCTGTAGCATCCGCACGGGCAGTCTGGCTAAGGGGGCCCGACCTCCACCAGTCCCTGTCCCTGCTGCAACCCCTGCACCCGCTGCAGGCTCTGTACATCCTGTTCCAGCCCCTCGTGACCTTcctcccaccaccaccactgccGTTGCCACTACCAGCACTTCCACATCTACCCAGTCCCAAAATGACACCCTGAGATTTGGTTTCACCCTAGAGCAGCCCCCCACAGCAACTAAGAGGAAACTGTCCTCTATTGGAATTCAG GTGGATTGCATTCTGCCAGTCTTAAAAGAAGAACCTCTACCCCCGACTGCACCCCTTAAATTTCAGTCAATTGGTGTTCAAGTGGAGAACGGCAGGCC TCTCAGCCGGGATAGCAGCATGGCCTCCAGACAGAATACAGAGACTGAGCCTCAGGAGTCCCAGGATGCCGCACCCACAGAAAACGACACAGCCAACTGCGCCAACAGTCAAACAGGGAATGCCACCGCACCTTGCAGACAGGACAAAGCCATGGTACAGCAGCCCCTTAAACACACCTCAGCCCCATCCAGGATATCCACCTCACCCCCGGCGACTCTGGACCCAGCTTTAGACCCCTCCTCGCTTCCACCGCCAGATCCCAGCCTGGAGACCGGAAACTGCAGCATGCAAGGAGATGCTGTTCAGCCCAGTACGCCAGCTTGCCTCCGAGATGGTAACTGGTTTCTGAAGCTGCTGCAGGCGGAAACGGGGCGCATGGAGGGCTGGTGTCAACAGATGGAGCAGGAGACCAAAGACAACAATCTGTCAGAGGAGG TGTTGGGGACGATCCGCAGTGCAGTAGGCAGTGCTCAGCTCCTCATGACAAAGAAGTTTGAGCAGTTCAGAGGGCTCTGTAATGAGAACTTG AACGTAAATGCCAACCCACGACCAACAGCGCAGGACCTCGCAGGGTTCTGGGATCTGCTACAACTCTCAATAGAAGACATCAGCATGAAGTTTGATGAGCTCTTCCAACTGAAGGCCAACAACTGGCAACTTCCTGAGAAATCAGAGAAGAAG GATGAAAACAAGCAGCTTCCATCATCTGTGCCAAAGAAGCAGACTAAGCCCAAGCTGTCAGCGGGGAAGGACAGGAGCGTGGACTCGGCTGGAGACAAACAGCGGCAAGAAGCCAGGAAGCGTTTGATGGCAGCAAAGCGCGCGGCTTCAGTACGACAGAACTCCGCCACGGAAAGCGCCGACAGCATCGAAATCTATGTCCCCGAGGCCCAGACCCGCCTCTGA